A portion of the Pedobacter cryoconitis genome contains these proteins:
- a CDS encoding glycosyltransferase family 8 protein: MEKSDPIAIICVCDNHYAILLAALIKSIEVNHHSGEKLEFFIVEDGITTKNKTRIRNASNQEVTSIHWMAMSECLPKDAKLPVDKSSLPLNIYTRLFIPHFIPKHIKKIIFLDVDMIMLEDVSKLWHTDLGNNIVGAVQDQFIQVVTRWGGISNYEELGIPADNKYFNAGLMVLDIDKWEKADITNKVLACLTQHKKHAVFQDQYGLNAVLALHWQELDPLWNRFAYSEEERPFLIHFTGRKPIYKSYEFSEKYKEIFFSYLNMTAWKNFKPIGESSRYLKKFYNILEKLRNLVGLK, encoded by the coding sequence ATGGAAAAATCGGATCCTATTGCTATAATTTGTGTTTGTGATAACCACTATGCTATTTTACTGGCAGCTTTAATCAAATCTATTGAGGTAAACCATCACTCCGGTGAAAAACTGGAATTCTTTATCGTAGAAGATGGCATTACCACTAAAAATAAGACAAGAATACGCAATGCCAGCAACCAGGAAGTTACTTCTATTCATTGGATGGCGATGTCAGAATGTCTGCCAAAGGATGCAAAGCTTCCTGTTGACAAAAGCAGTCTGCCCTTAAATATTTACACCAGGTTATTCATCCCTCATTTCATCCCTAAACATATCAAGAAAATTATCTTTCTGGATGTAGATATGATTATGCTGGAAGATGTCAGTAAGTTATGGCATACCGATCTGGGCAATAACATTGTTGGCGCTGTTCAGGATCAGTTTATACAGGTGGTAACCCGTTGGGGCGGGATCAGTAATTATGAAGAATTAGGCATACCAGCCGATAATAAATATTTCAATGCAGGATTAATGGTACTGGATATTGATAAATGGGAAAAAGCAGACATTACCAATAAAGTATTGGCTTGCCTTACCCAGCATAAAAAACATGCTGTATTTCAGGATCAATACGGACTGAATGCAGTGCTCGCACTGCATTGGCAGGAACTCGACCCGCTGTGGAACCGTTTTGCTTACTCGGAAGAAGAAAGACCATTCCTGATCCATTTTACCGGAAGAAAGCCTATCTATAAATCTTACGAATTCAGCGAAAAATACAAAGAAATATTCTTCTCTTACCTGAATATGACGGCCTGGAAGAATTTCAAACCTATTGGTGAAAGTTCAAGGTATTTAAAGAAGTTCTACAATATCTTAGAAAAACTCAGAAACCTGGTGGGCCTTAAATAA
- a CDS encoding glycosyltransferase family 2 protein produces the protein MMNTPYHFKSVTLLITHYNRCKSLERLLKAFKELNCHFDDIVISDDGSEKSQLQYIEKLQQDYTFRLITTPVNKGLGNNINKGQDNVHTEYTLYIQEDFVPKATFPEHFTDALQIMQQDKKWDMVTLYSYSPYPYMEPYKLGFSEKVFHLAPWYTNNLKFYLYGDHPHLRRSTFLKDFGRYPEGLNGDQTEMQMSFAFIKNKGRCLFYDDHYGLLTQENSAEEPSTATFRKSWRSGNSVPFIAAKWLYSKYKFLKLNAQLLTK, from the coding sequence ATGATGAACACTCCATACCATTTTAAAAGCGTTACTTTACTGATTACCCATTACAACAGATGTAAGTCGCTGGAGCGGCTTCTAAAGGCTTTTAAGGAGTTGAACTGCCATTTCGATGACATCGTTATTTCTGATGACGGCAGTGAAAAAAGTCAATTGCAATACATTGAAAAATTACAGCAGGATTATACCTTCAGGTTAATTACTACCCCAGTTAACAAAGGATTGGGGAATAATATAAACAAAGGCCAGGATAACGTCCATACAGAATACACACTTTACATACAGGAAGATTTTGTCCCTAAGGCTACTTTTCCTGAACATTTTACCGATGCCCTGCAAATTATGCAGCAAGATAAGAAATGGGATATGGTCACTTTATATTCTTATTCGCCCTACCCTTATATGGAGCCTTATAAGCTGGGCTTCTCTGAAAAGGTATTTCACCTGGCCCCATGGTATACCAATAACCTGAAATTTTATCTCTATGGGGACCATCCCCATTTAAGAAGGTCAACCTTTTTAAAAGACTTTGGCAGATACCCTGAAGGCCTCAATGGTGACCAGACCGAAATGCAGATGAGCTTTGCATTTATCAAAAACAAAGGCAGATGTCTTTTTTATGATGATCATTATGGTTTATTGACACAAGAAAATTCAGCAGAAGAGCCAAGTACGGCAACTTTCAGAAAATCATGGAGAAGTGGCAACAGCGTCCCTTTTATTGCGGCTAAATGGCTCTATTCGAAGTATAAGTTTTTAAAACTTAATGCACAGCTGCTCACCAAATAA